The DNA region GAAACATGGTCAGTTAATTTGTATAAAACTTCTAAGTATTATCTGAACACTTGATTTAAGAAAACACACAATCTTGTAAGACATGCAGATCActaaaaagtatatttaaaacagTTTCTTTTCTGAGACAGAGTATAAGTAAGTATAGCAAGCTAGAGTGGGTTGACAAATATTGTGCTTCTCTTACAGAAGTGTTTTTTGTCTGTGTTAGTCTTTGGCTTCCTGTTCTAGgctaagtttttcttttttaatgcaaaaaaggcAAACTAATCCACCTGGAGCTGTTAATTTAGTCTTTATCAAAAACTTCAAGTATTTTTAGCTCATACCACAACATGAGAAGGTGGCTATTGACAAAGGGTTAAGTGGAGCAGAACCGATGTCTTGGGAAACATTATAAAGTATTTTTGTGCTGCCTACAGTTATTTGATAGctattctttatttctttataggAAGAAAAATTTTGTGTTCTATTAAGAAAAGCTATCAAATATTTACAGACTTCAGCTTAATGTTACTGACTGGGTGGCTGACTGGCTGAAATTGTGCAGCCAGCTTCAGTTGCTTAAAGGTGAAACTTCTGGGGCCTGTATGTTTGGTAGGCTGATGTAATGGAGTTTTGAAATTTCTTGTACTATCTACAAGTTACTCCTTTTAAAGCTCTGCACTTCCCAGAAGAGTTATAATTTGACTGTATTTCCCAAAGTCAAAGCATTTTCAGTATTGTCTGTTCCTTGAGATCATCATGTGAAATGAGTGAGCACTGGTACCAGTCAGGTATTTGGCTCTAGAACTTTGGCTCTATGATAAGTcaatttttatctcatttttcagGTTTTATTGGTGAAAGTGTATTATATAAATaggaaaacagctttcttttttcaaatgctACCAAAGAATGAAATATATTTGGCACAAATACTAAATCCTTTTGCAATAGTATtggttaaaaatataaatgtgttTGGGGCCATTTTTAGTGGCTCCAGTATGAGGAGTTAGGGTAGTTTGTGCTGGCATAACCTGCAACATCTGTGTGTGGTCtgttttcttggtttgttttttttctggtgggCTTTTTATTGCCTTTTGATAAGGATGCTGCTGTTCTAGCTTGGAAGGTTTCTTTATTTTGGAAGGCCTAGAGAATCTTGGTGGGAACTGAGCTTTGCAAATAGTTCAGGCAGCTGGGGAGTCACTGGCCTTCCTAATTGTAAGATACTGCTCATTGCAGCACCGGCTGAACTCTGAGCGCAGCAAGAGTGGCCAGATATTGCCGAGGAAGGGGAGATAACTGCTTCTGCTTGGTTTCTTCTGTGGTCAACGCTTTCATGACTTCTGCAAATTCAGAAGAGCATCCTACTTTTCTCTTTGCTTGTCAGTATTGGTGGCATTGTTTACTTTTCTATACGTTTGGGAAGAAACCTTGCATCACTTAACTGAGCTTGGTTTGACAGGTTCCTTTAACAATTCTTACCTCTCTAGGAAGATGAGCAATCTCTAAGAGGAGAATTTGCATGCTTTCCTTCTTCAGGATATATCCTTTAGGATATATCTTACTGAAACTGCCCACATGCATCAAAGGAGATGCATGCCCTTATCGGATAGCCTTGTTTAACAGATTACTGTTAATACTGGCAGTTGTTCTGTAGAAACtgcattgttttttgttttttttttttaattcaattttctGGTCCATTATCCAAAATCTAGTCTACAACTGTATTGCTTTTATCTGACTTCTGTCTATTACTGTGaatgcaactttttaaaattgaaatgagTTGGATAAGGGACTTAATTGTAACATCCTGTGATATATAGGTTCATCAACATTCAGTggtgttttctccatttttataGAGGAAAAtagtaaactgatttttttttttttctaactggtACCTAGCATTCAGGAATAAAATATGGTTGGATGAAATAACTTCCAAAGTGCATTGTTTTGTATTGAAGATGTAAATTAAGATGCATGTAAGGGATGCATGGTAGTATGGCTTGTTCTGTTTATAGTTAGTCTTTTCCTGCAGACTAGAACCATAAGGCTTTTGGTGACACAGGGCAAAAAGGGTATCCTGTGTAAGCTATCATACAGAGAAATGTGATAATTTTCATTGTATgtccctcttcccttctccaaAGGCTCGTGGAAAGGAGAAATTAAGGCCTTGTGTGAATTTAATACTTGGCAGGATTTTAACCCTTTgtgtaaatgaaaacaaattcacTGGAAGGAGAGTAATGCCAGCCCATCCCATGGCTCTTTTAAAACAATGCAGGGGACTTATGTTAGATAAGGCATGTAGATCTTCCACATTCTGCACAGCTGAGGCTTGCTGAAGAGGTACATTCTCTTTGTCATTGAGGCTTCTAATTCTAGCTCTGTTGTAATGCCTGTAAGTTGAATACTACAGTTCTATATCCTCTCTACAAATGTCTTTCGGTTATCTGTTTCTCAGGTCTACTTCCGAAAAGGAAAAGTGCTGCATGACTCTGGCTTTGTAGGTGATGCCTTACAACTATTTCTACAGTGCTTAGCCCTTGATGAGGATTTTCTTCCAGCCAAGCTAGAAGTAGAAAGGGTAATTTGATATATAAAACTGGATTACTATCACTCTGTCTTGATTCCTTCATAAAGCTCCCATTATGGTAGACTTTGAGCATCTGGCAGTCTTCAGTGCATACAGAGAAGGCTCAGATGGCATTTAGATTACTTTCTTTCAAGATGCATTGTATTGTGTTGAATAGGTAGTCCTAATGTACAAGTTCTAAATACACATGTTCCAAAGTACTTGTGCTTTTGAAGTTACTAAAGGAAAATATAGAAGtctggaaagcagacagcaaATTTAGATACTGTAAACAGAAGTCTTTCATGCCCAGAACataactgtttttctttaataataaaaatttatATTGAAAAATCTTCATGATATTGAATTGATAATGTCTAACTCTGAAGAGGTGACTCCCTTCTAGTGGAAAAAGACTTCTAGATAAACTTCTGTTTAGTTATATAGACTTGTAGCTTTTTGCCTGTTCTCAAGTGTTCTTAGTTGTTACTTAATAAAGCTCTGTTCATGAGGATAACTTCATGTAaattaaattcttatttttcataTGTAGCTTTATAATAAAGCTATACCTAGATCCTTTTTCATTATTGTGAACACTCAGCTGTTTATATTCTAGACATTGTGTGATGTGCTGTCACCAGAAAATTTAGGAGAGAGTCTGAAGGAATCTGCTTGGAATTCACCACATGTTCGAAATAAACCTTTTATACTTGGTTCTGAGGTGACTGAGTCTTGCTGCAATTTACAACTTTGTACTGAGCAGGTAACAAAAACTATAGGATAACTTTTCTTCTTTGACTAATATGCAAAAATAAGAAGCTCTTATGCCCTATTTGTCACACTTATTTTCCAGCCTAAATGCTGACTTTCTGTAATTGGCTATGTTGGACAGAGAAGAACTGTGTTTTAGGAGTAATGCACTTTCATTTGGAGCATTAGGCCCCTCATTCCAGTAAACTACTTATTTGAAGTTACTGAGATTTGATATTAGTcactacaaaataaaaagaaattctagGCTTTTCTTCTTTGAAGCAGATGAAGGCTTTTGATTTGTTAAAGACAAGCAAATTTGAGTACTATGTTGACTTGTCAGATTCCTCTAGTTAACTAATGAACTACCTTTGGATGCCAATTTGGCTTATGTTTCTTTGCATGTTCATGTCTTATAGATTTATGTTACTCTGTATGTACAGTTCAGCTTATCTTATTTTTATAGAGTTTAGGAGAATCGGCAATACTGCAGCCTGTCAGTGGAAGCCTAAATCGTGCACAATCTGCCCATGCTCTTAACTCAACAAAAGACCTTGCCAAGGAAGATGGCTTAAAGAGAGTGTCTTCTGAACCCCTTCTCTCTGGCCAAGAAAAAGGTGCTTTGTTGAAAAGAAAGCTTTCCTTTTCAGAGCAGGATACAGTTGTATTTGAAGATGgaagaaataaacacaaaaagcaaGGAGGTAAACAGTCATGTAATTCaaaatttaaagtatttattgTGTTCTGCCTTTCTTTGAAGTAgtatttttgtctcccttttccTCAGAAAATACAAAAAGGGACACAACACTGGCTTATGGAACAATTCCAGGGAATTTGATTGATGTGTCAGATTTTGAGTGCTCTCTGTGTATGAGGTAATATGTTCTCTTTGATTCAGTATTTTAACTATAGATGTTTGGCCACGTATCTTTTACATATGTAAACTGAGGCATTTATGGGTTTTGATGAGTCCTAATGTCAGTTAAGAATAATTTTCAGCCTTCCTCTATCCCAGCAGTTAAGTGCTTATTTAAAGTGTCACTTGCTATAGTGTTGTATAATGCAGCGTTATTTTAATCAAATTGCCTTTTAAGTTAAACCTGATAGTGTTAACTGGCATCACAAAAAGGACAATGTCTTTTGCAGTTAAATATTTGTCTTGTTTCAGTTGATAACACTactaaactttttttattttgggaAGTTTAATGCTTAGATAAATTGCTTGTGATTCTGAGAGCTGTCTAGGAAATGTAGATACTTCAAAATGTCAGTCTACCTAAATGTAGTTGATGTATTTGGGAGCTCTTATCGAGTTGTCTTGGTTTGCAGAATAAATGTCTTAAAATATATTACATATGCTAAATTGGACATAATTATGGAAACGGTATGTTTATTATTGCTATTACAACAACTTAGCTTATTAAAGAATCACTTAATTTTGTGTATTCTGAATGTAGTGGAATCAAAATCTTAATATATTAGGATAAATGGTTGAATATTTGGAATGTTGAAATGTGTTCAGATTGATTAGAAGGCACAAAAAATTAGGGGTGCAGTGTTAAAGGGAAGCAAACTGTAGCAGAGGGGAAAAAGTAGCATGAAGAGACATGGGATTAATTTTCTGTGCTTGCTtatgcaatttctttttaaatcttaaagATTTAATGAGGTTGATCACTGACTTCTGGCCAAACACAAGCTTGTCATGTTATATAATTTTTAATAACTTTGTTTCAGGCTGTTCTTTGAGCCAGTGACAACCCCTTGTGGACATACTTTTTGCAAAGGTTGCCTGGAACGGTGTTTAGACCATGCTCCTCAGTGTCCACTCTGTAAGGAGAGTTTGAAAGAGGTACTGTTTCTCAGTGGGACTTCTGAAGACATATATCTTATTGGCTGTTTCACTTAAAACCAACAACTTGGATTCACTTGAGTCATGGATTAGTGCTAGAAGGGAAAAACTTGAGACAGACTTTGTCAAAACAAGCTGATTAGGTTTGCCTCAGGACCTTAAAGGTTTTGTGTTTCAGGGATCATCTACTTTATTGGTGTGACTGAACTTTAATGTTTGCAAACTTACCTGTTTATTAAGACTCCCCTGATAATTTCTGTAAACTCTCCTTTTTTGTACAGCTATATAATCTGGGAAATCAATTGTATTTCTATGCTTACTAGAAAAAGAAACTTAATTAGATACAGGAGTTGTCAGACTCTTAAGAACTAAAACAGAGAATTTTCAAATATTAGAGTAACTTTAGGTGTGAAGTAGTGAAATGTAAGAACTTCAAAGCTGTAGCTTTTCATGGCTTTAAAACTTGTTAGAGCCTATTTCATGTATCATCGTTTTAATTAAAAGCTACATTTTCTTAAGTTTTGTGTTACTatataagaaaagaaatattaatacatttttaaaacgtTGCTTTCAGTATCTAGCAAGCAGGAGATACAGTATCACAGAACTGCTGGAAGAATTAATAATGAAATATCTGTCTGACGAGTTATATGAGAGAAAAAGAATTCATGCTGAAGAAACTGCTGAACACTCAAAGTAAGCTTGCTGTCCTTTATCAGAAAACTTGAGAGATTAGTGtggaaatcatttttaaaaatgtgttatcaTTTTTGTGGTTATTAATAATGGCATATTATAGACTTATGAAGGCATATTAATTTGGTGTCTTAAATGCACATTTCAGAAAATGAACAagtgtttttttaatcagttctgaaataaaaattccTGCTTTGATAGTAGCAATGTGAGGCTCAGTCCTCTATAAAATGTTTGTgccctttcatttctgtttctgcgTGGGCACTTCCACAGGGCTTCAGTTTTAGCTTTGCTGCTGTTAATGGAAGTGTCCTCTTGAATTGGCTGCACTCTCTCATATTtgaatttctttcaaaacagTTCATGATAGATATTAATATTATAAGGAAAGGTTTGATGAAGAGAAATCcatctttttttcttactttgtaaTATTTATCTCTAATATATCTCTTTAGATATATAAAGCGTCATGTATGTAGGTATGAATGCTGGAAAACTATTTAAAGCTACAGTTCATGCAATTTACATGGCAGAATCCATACATTaacattatatttttataatttgaaAGGCAGTAAATTAAATACCTGGTAATGTTTTAATGCGAACTTGTTTGTATGGGATCTGCTACTGTCAGTTGTGCATACTTAATAAAAAAAGCTTGAAGAAAAtccattttgtttttcaattaGCTGACACTTGCAAGGTAAAAATCATACCCTGGCTTGCATATCCTGATCTGGAGTCCATCCTTGAAAATAATCCAAGTGGTGACTTAGTTACTATGTTGTTactgctgcaattttttttttaatttcaggaaaATAGTGCATTTGAGGGCATAATGGTTTGTGCAcatcaaattaaaacaaaacaaaaaccccaaacagtcaTTCACTGACTAGATAACTCTTCATTATTAGAGTTACTATCCATTATGTATTCAAATCAGTACACAGGTGTTCAGTCACTGTTCATAGTATGGCTTTTTATTGTTTATGAAACTTATTATAATGTGCTTATTATTACCCTTCAGTTACAGGTGCTTTATGACCTCAGACTTAATAAACATAATACAAAAATGTACTGTCTTGGTATAGTTCAGTGATCAGATTTTAAACCAcctatttcttttttgttctttgaagCTTGACCAAGAATGTTCCAATGTTTGTTTGCACTATGGCATATCCTACTGTGCCTTGCCCTCTACATGTGTTTGAGCCAAGATACCGACTAATGATTCGCAGAAGTATGGAAACTGGGACTAAACAGTTTGGGATGTGTATAAGTGATTCTCAGAATGGGTAGGTTTGCATCATCATATCATGCTCCTgctctgttctgtttcttttaattttaaaataaaaaaagtatccTCACAGGAGTGTGTAGTTGCATTACTGACAAGGTCTCTTCTCTAGTTTTGCAGATTATGGATGCATGCTGCAAATTAGGAACGTTCATTTTCTGCCTGACGGACGGTCTGTTGTTGATACAGTTGGTGGAAAGAGATTTAGAGTTTTACGAAGAGGGATGAAAGACGGTTATTGCACTGCAGACATTGAATATTTGGAAGATGTTAAGGTATCCAGAATGCTTTACAAATACTTACTTGAGGACTCCATTTCAAATGTTTAGGTACCCAGATCACTGGAATATAGGATCCCAGCATGTAGAAGAAATggaaatttttattattatgaaaTAATAGAATACaatgctttttgcttttcattttgcttgtTTAAACAGGCAAAACTATTTGAACAGTAGTTTGTGAAGCTGTAACTACTTAGATATATCGAATATATATATTAGATAAAATATTTTGGTGACTTCTGAAACAAAGTTTGGCTTTGCGTGCTATTGGGAGCATATTTATACTGTGTGtattgggttttttgtgtttgaGTTTCACAGCCATAGAGTTCTCATTAGAAGTTTTTTTGGTTGATGTTTTATATGTATGATGTTTGCAAAGCAGGAACTCCACATGTGTTTACCtcacttgtttttctttactgCCTTAACCCAAATACCTTCATGTTTAAAGTGATAATTATTTTGTTAATATCATAGGGCTTCTTTACTGTCCAGTCATTAGCAATCAAGGCTGAGAAGAATGCAGGAAACTTAAATTAACAGAGTTGAAATAATGtggtgtgggtgggtttttttttgttttttaacttaaacATTTTAGTAATTGTTTCTTTGTTCATAATGTATTACTAACATTCCTCCTTTAGGTTGCTGATGAAGAAGAGCTAAAGAAACTGAGAGAACTTCACAATTTTGTTTACAATCAGGCCTGTAGTTGGTTCCAAAACTTAAGAAACAAATTTCGCACTCAAATTCTTCAACACTTCGGGCCAATGCCTGACAGGGAGGAAAATATACAGGTGAGACATCACTTAATATCAGTTATTAATTgcttatttctaaaaataaaaatcctgctaACTGCTTAAAAATAGCTCTCATTCCACCTTTGAAGCAAATAGGGCTACATCATGTTTCCGCTCAAGCCATCTCACGAGGAACAACAAAAGGGAATTCTGTTACTGTTCAACAGTTTCTGCAAAAAAGGATGTTATGCTTCTGTGTAGATAAAGCTAGTAAACTAGCTAGTTTGAGTTTGTTTGAGCTAGTTTGAGTATCAGTAGCATTTTAAACTGTTGATTTGTGTAAAGCCATTAGAATTGAAATGGAAAAAGCTGAAGAATGCTTCAGTATTTTCTTCCATGTGACACACACAGGCAGTAATCTATGGCAAAGAGGTGGTTACAAATAACAGTCTTTCCTCCTTCCCAGACTAGTGCCATAAACTGCTGCAGCTGTTAGGATTTGACAAATACTTACCTTAAACTTAAGGAATTAGCTGAAGCAATTCATTAAAGGTTATTGTAAGCAATTAGTGAAGGATGATGAAAATTCTGGGAGAGTAGAGGCTGGGGAAAGATAACATAGGAAGCTCCACTTAAAAAAGAAGCACAAAGGAGAATGTGGAAGGTTATAAATGAGAAATCATATTTATGGTTGCTGAAAATACATTGGAGCTAGCAGACATCTGGAAGATAATGTGGTAAACAGCCAGCGCTAATTGGCATTACTTATTTTTTACTAATCAGTTCTACTTTCTTCTGTGTAGATGAACGGAAGTGGCTGATATATTGCCAAGGAGATAAAGCTTAGGTGAAGTTGTTAGGACATACGGAAACAagatttaaaaagtctttttagtCACTAATAGTTTTACTTTCACAGTGGAAGATGTATAAAAAGTAGGATCCTGTGAAAGTCTGTGTCTCATCCAGTCTGCTACATATTTTTAAGAGGCTATATTAACTGATTTGAGAGGACTGCTGATGCTTTGAAGGCTTCCAAATGAGGAGGCAGCCAGCATATGAATTCAGAAGTGATTTCAGAACACTTCTCTAATAAAAATCAAGAACAAGGTTAAAACAATGTGTTAGGAAAGAGGAGTAAGTACACAAAGACAGGATAACTAGCTAGGCAGCTGTACTGCAGGTGTGTATCTGAGATTTGTAACAGAACGCACAAATGGGTCAGCTATGTAATATAGATGAAAGGGAGGAAATGTCATCCTGGGGCATATCAACAAGAATGGTTTTGCAAGTCTTTGGAGGTACTCTGTCTACTCTGCAGTGACATGACCTCAGCAGAGGAGTATTATGGCCAGTTTTGGGCCATACATTTCAGGCATGATGTAGAGGATTGAGTAAAGTACAGAAGAGTTTCAAAACATGTTTTATAAACTTGGGAGTTTGAAGGAACTAATCTACTAGCCCTGCTCTGTCTAGGAAGTACTGAGAAGGGGGTGCAATGAGTAGGTGATTGAGGAGGTAACCTTTAAATATGATAAGGGCCATTGTAAAGAAAATATTAGGTTTCAATATTCAAGCCTCAAGAGTAGCATGACAGGTAATGGATTTAGTTTGTGTCAGGGAGATATTAGATGACTGTCTTATGTTTACCCATCCTTTCCCAAGAGAGCTGTGCacttcctttgtcttttttttttttttaaaggggggggaagcgcgcacacacacacacacaaacacacacacacaacctaaGCTTTCATCAAGCTTAGTTTAAGTGTACTTTATTTGACTTCTAAGTTGGGGAAGGATCAGAAGATGTCTTTATGATCCCTTCTGATCTTATGGATCTGGGATTCTCTAGTTGGTATCAAACTTTAAACTAACCTTTCTTTCTTTGACAACTTTGTCTTTTGATATCTTTATCATGTTAGTCAACTGTACTGGTTATGAATAACTAACTTATCCTTTATTTTTAGGCAATGCCCAATGGTCCTGCTTGGTGTTGGTGGCTTCTAGCTGTTCTCCCAGTAGACCCCAGATACCAACTCTCAGTTCTCTCTATGATGTCTTTAAAAGACCGTCTGATAAAAATCCAGCATATACTTACATATTTTTCTAGAGACCAATCCAAATGACTAACCGCCTGGGTCTTCCTGAAAAGTTATTCTGTTCTGGTTGTAATAGCAGCTGGAATTTTTGCTGCCTTTGCACATCTAGCGCTGGTTTGAGAAGTGTAATATGGAACTGCTTTTCCCCTGCCCCTGACTTCCTGAACCACATGGTTCCTTGAATGCACACTTTCTTCAACTACGAGAGAAGACCACTGATAATTGCACAGAGTCAATCCAGCCAGATACATTTTTCACATTATCTATATTACAATTTGCACTATGTAGAAGAGAACATTTTGAGACTTGATAATTTTAGCCAGTGACTTTTTAAAGCTGTAGGAAGTGCAGGACTTAAGGCTGACAGTCCAAGTTTACAACATTGAAGAGGTATTAAAGGTTTTGCAAATAAGTTTGCCTCATACAATTGTCCTGTTGCTATTTGCACAATTGAAACATAGTATTGAATGTCACTGTTGGATATTACTGCTCATGTTGAATTGTCTTGACCATGAAGATgacacagatttttttaagtTATCTTGTAAATGTATGTATCACAAAACAGGTGACACTTTGAATTGTATGCTGAACTGAGAGCCAATTGTAAGGAACAGATGCAAAAAAAAGGTACTTCTGTCTAAAAATACTTAAACTGTGAATATGGTTTACATAGTTAGACCTGTACATgttaaaaaggaaactgaaaactaAACC from Apteryx mantelli isolate bAptMan1 chromosome 5, bAptMan1.hap1, whole genome shotgun sequence includes:
- the LONRF1 gene encoding LON peptidase N-terminal domain and RING finger protein 1, with product MAVSPVAVGLEAAPEPGGSGRLGSEADGERELPLRLGERLVPENRLKEVVGSSLAALCLGPLAGPQRLGTLVDCLALHYRLRQGPGRGRERGAAAEGGGAAGGPLRCCGCPRFLSEPVTVPCGHSYCRRCLRRELRARCRRCRDWLLPVGGTGAAAAPLRTSVVLNQLAEKWFPGECERARAGVRLEELLAQGRFREALSATSQALRADSSDLMLRIYRAESYAGLQEYKTAIEDLNFVISKMPNWPEVYFRKGKVLHDSGFVGDALQLFLQCLALDEDFLPAKLEVERTLCDVLSPENLGESLKESAWNSPHVRNKPFILGSEVTESCCNLQLCTEQSLGESAILQPVSGSLNRAQSAHALNSTKDLAKEDGLKRVSSEPLLSGQEKGALLKRKLSFSEQDTVVFEDGRNKHKKQGENTKRDTTLAYGTIPGNLIDVSDFECSLCMRLFFEPVTTPCGHTFCKGCLERCLDHAPQCPLCKESLKEYLASRRYSITELLEELIMKYLSDELYERKRIHAEETAEHSNLTKNVPMFVCTMAYPTVPCPLHVFEPRYRLMIRRSMETGTKQFGMCISDSQNGFADYGCMLQIRNVHFLPDGRSVVDTVGGKRFRVLRRGMKDGYCTADIEYLEDVKVADEEELKKLRELHNFVYNQACSWFQNLRNKFRTQILQHFGPMPDREENIQAMPNGPAWCWWLLAVLPVDPRYQLSVLSMMSLKDRLIKIQHILTYFSRDQSK